From the genome of Oceanispirochaeta sp., one region includes:
- a CDS encoding solute carrier family 23 protein yields MSEVRIDVHDKPVLKEWIPLSIQHVFAMFGATVLVPMLTGLSPAVALFTSGIGTLVYILITKGKVPAYLGSSFAFIAPIIAISSSADFGVAYAMGGAFCVGLFYCLISFIISRFGIGWMDRLLPPVVIGSIIIVIGLKLAPVAMNMAMTAGSGTYSLAFFSIAIVTLSIAVISSIVLKGFFNVIPILIGIVGGYLFTLIMGLIFPAYKLIDFAIVGDAAWFGITKPMMPKFHWVPILTFLIVSLATIAEHLGDTLVLSKVVGRDFYKDPGLHRTLAGDGIATSIAALLGGPPNTTYGENIGVMAITRVYSVWVIGGAAVTAVVLSFIQKFGALIQTIPVPVMGGVSMMLFGIIASAGIRTVVESGVNYGEKRHLTISSVILVIGIGGGMIRFPIGSGMNFELSGVALAALVGIILNLVLPRSLDDIPEESAEEMIQDELNKQNNS; encoded by the coding sequence ATGTCAGAAGTCAGAATAGATGTACACGATAAACCTGTACTCAAAGAATGGATACCACTCAGTATCCAGCATGTTTTTGCAATGTTCGGTGCAACCGTACTGGTCCCTATGCTCACAGGTCTGAGCCCGGCGGTAGCCTTGTTTACTTCCGGTATCGGAACACTGGTGTATATCCTTATCACTAAAGGCAAGGTTCCCGCCTACCTGGGGTCTTCTTTTGCCTTTATTGCTCCCATCATCGCCATCAGCTCTTCAGCCGATTTTGGTGTGGCCTATGCCATGGGAGGTGCATTTTGTGTAGGTCTATTCTATTGCCTCATCTCCTTTATTATCAGCCGCTTCGGTATCGGATGGATGGATAGACTTCTGCCCCCTGTTGTCATCGGTTCTATTATCATTGTCATCGGATTGAAGCTGGCACCTGTCGCTATGAATATGGCCATGACCGCCGGTTCCGGAACATACAGCCTGGCCTTCTTCAGTATCGCCATTGTGACCCTGTCTATTGCGGTGATTTCATCCATCGTCCTCAAGGGTTTTTTTAATGTCATTCCTATCCTTATCGGGATTGTGGGGGGGTATCTATTCACCCTGATCATGGGTCTCATCTTTCCCGCCTATAAGCTGATTGATTTTGCCATCGTGGGAGATGCGGCCTGGTTCGGAATAACCAAACCCATGATGCCCAAGTTTCACTGGGTTCCTATTTTAACATTTCTGATTGTGTCCCTGGCCACCATCGCAGAGCACCTTGGAGATACTTTAGTCCTGAGCAAGGTCGTTGGAAGAGATTTCTATAAAGATCCAGGTCTTCATAGAACTCTTGCCGGTGACGGTATCGCCACATCTATCGCGGCCCTCCTCGGCGGACCACCCAACACTACTTACGGTGAGAACATCGGTGTCATGGCAATTACCCGTGTGTATAGCGTCTGGGTCATCGGTGGTGCCGCGGTTACGGCGGTTGTTCTGTCTTTTATTCAAAAATTCGGAGCCCTTATACAAACAATCCCTGTTCCTGTAATGGGTGGTGTGAGCATGATGCTCTTTGGAATCATCGCCAGTGCGGGTATCCGTACAGTTGTGGAAAGCGGTGTGAATTATGGTGAAAAACGTCATCTCACCATTTCCTCTGTCATTCTTGTCATTGGTATCGGTGGCGGAATGATCAGATTTCCCATCGGCAGCGGCATGAACTTCGAATTAAGCGGTGTGGCTCTTGCCGCCCTGGTGGGCATTATTCTCAATCTGGTACTCCCCAGAAGCCTGGACGATATACCCGAAGAATCAGCCGAAGAAATGATTCAGGACGAATTGAATAAACAGAATAACAGCTAA
- the thrH gene encoding bifunctional phosphoserine phosphatase/homoserine phosphotransferase ThrH, whose protein sequence is MNLVCLDLEGVLVPEIWINVALKTGIKELKLTTRDIPDYDVLMNKRLGILKENNLKLTDIQEVIATMDPLPGAYEFSMALRSKTQLIILSDTFDQFAAPLMKKLDWPTLFCNTLVIDEQNRISGYRLRQKDGKRKAIEAFRTAGFNILAAGDSYNDLTMIKMADKGLFFRSPPSIQKENPEIKAVEEYKDLLAAVNEFLEDQE, encoded by the coding sequence ATGAACTTAGTCTGTCTGGATCTGGAAGGAGTCCTTGTACCGGAAATCTGGATTAATGTAGCCTTAAAAACCGGAATCAAAGAACTGAAACTGACAACCAGAGACATCCCCGACTATGATGTCCTTATGAATAAACGGCTGGGAATACTAAAAGAAAACAACCTGAAACTCACCGATATTCAAGAAGTGATTGCCACCATGGACCCCCTTCCAGGGGCCTATGAATTCAGTATGGCCCTCCGTTCAAAAACCCAGCTGATCATCCTATCGGACACCTTTGATCAGTTTGCCGCCCCTCTTATGAAAAAACTTGACTGGCCGACCCTTTTCTGCAACACCCTTGTCATTGATGAACAAAATCGCATCAGCGGATACCGGCTCAGACAGAAAGACGGAAAAAGAAAAGCCATAGAAGCCTTCCGCACCGCCGGATTCAATATCCTGGCTGCCGGAGATTCATACAATGATCTCACCATGATCAAAATGGCCGACAAAGGACTTTTCTTCCGCTCACCCCCATCGATTCAGAAAGAAAATCCCGAGATAAAGGCTGTTGAGGAATACAAGGATCTATTAGCGGCAGTCAATGAATTTCTGGAGGATCAGGAATAA
- a CDS encoding hybrid sensor histidine kinase/response regulator → MEPGKKNINWRDLFHQFPRAIAVLDTDGSILYGNDRLKFLFRRNENSLTLKDERVRSEWESFLQDFLGGKTPHDQLVVVIPDNMSNKRWFSIKLTRSNEDSRIFLLEEDITDQHLYELNLEKARDAAELATKTKSEFLANMSHEIRTPIHTIIGMSELLNLTSLDQEQDEYGTQIRFSADILLSLINDILDFSKIEAGQLELEYTSCNLQELMEDSVDLISLEAHKKGVEVGLFAQGGTDFQVEGDPTRLRQIAVNLTNNAVKFTQEGQVMIYLTRVEQDARSVTIKVSVEDSGIGIPRDKKIGLFEAFTQADSSTTRRFGGTGLGLTISKNLVRQMGGELQVDSREGEGSQFFFTLTFPRSIPYRTVSSELEYGETLKGKSILLVDDNWCIRDTLVRYLTSWGCVVEEADSGKEAIEKMMGRAQSGKTPFDICIADQLMPEMDGWQLASEIHANPSLSSTALILMSLKGGRGTEEAKMRLLGWFSAYINKPVRKKELWDKCIQALFPDQAEPGDLEELEELEELSAGVSPQASITVKTRLNSSKKEGLILIAEDHPVNRKLFESILVKQGYSVILAENGKEALEKAISHSPDLIFMDCQMPVMNGYESTRQIREQGLKIPIVAVTANALRGEQEKCFKAGMNDFLPKPFKNKDLLPVLNNWYKPMGMSQIEDLDVLSESEELEKPLPEKVPVFDFIQAMDTFMDDRELLISLLKPYMEQVEGQMIELSAPDILERPEDIRGIAHSIKGSSRNLSMLDLGNEAELLEHSSRDRDIETVQKAIPRVNEAFKRVQKVVKKMLEQETFIPDPPEIH, encoded by the coding sequence ATGGAACCAGGAAAAAAAAACATCAATTGGCGGGATCTGTTTCATCAGTTTCCCCGGGCTATTGCTGTCCTGGATACAGATGGTTCCATTCTTTATGGTAATGACCGGCTGAAATTTCTTTTTAGAAGGAATGAAAACAGTCTGACCCTGAAGGATGAAAGGGTGCGTTCTGAATGGGAATCTTTCCTTCAGGATTTTTTAGGTGGAAAAACCCCCCATGATCAGTTGGTGGTGGTGATCCCGGACAATATGAGTAACAAGCGCTGGTTTTCAATCAAACTGACCAGAAGCAATGAAGACTCCCGAATCTTTCTTCTGGAAGAGGATATTACAGATCAGCATCTCTATGAGCTTAATCTGGAAAAAGCCAGGGATGCCGCCGAACTGGCTACAAAAACCAAGTCTGAATTTCTGGCTAATATGAGCCATGAGATTAGAACTCCCATTCATACTATCATCGGCATGTCCGAATTGTTGAACCTGACATCCCTCGATCAGGAGCAGGATGAATATGGAACGCAGATCCGTTTCAGCGCAGATATTCTTTTATCTCTGATTAACGATATTCTTGATTTTTCCAAGATTGAAGCCGGTCAGCTCGAACTGGAATATACCTCCTGTAATCTTCAGGAACTGATGGAAGACTCGGTCGATCTGATTTCTCTTGAAGCCCATAAAAAAGGTGTGGAAGTCGGTTTATTTGCCCAGGGGGGAACAGATTTTCAGGTAGAGGGAGATCCCACCCGGCTGCGGCAAATTGCGGTGAACTTGACCAATAATGCCGTGAAGTTTACCCAGGAAGGGCAGGTCATGATCTACCTCACACGGGTGGAGCAGGATGCCAGGTCGGTCACAATCAAGGTCTCAGTGGAAGACAGCGGCATAGGAATACCCCGGGACAAGAAAATCGGTCTTTTTGAGGCTTTTACTCAGGCCGATTCATCGACTACCAGGCGTTTCGGAGGGACAGGTTTGGGTCTGACAATCAGTAAGAATCTGGTCAGACAGATGGGGGGGGAACTTCAGGTTGACAGCCGTGAGGGGGAAGGTTCACAATTTTTTTTCACCCTGACTTTCCCCCGGTCTATACCCTATAGAACCGTCTCTTCTGAATTGGAATATGGTGAGACTCTGAAGGGTAAATCGATCCTCCTGGTGGATGATAACTGGTGTATCCGGGATACCCTGGTCCGTTATTTGACCAGTTGGGGCTGTGTGGTTGAGGAAGCGGACAGTGGAAAAGAAGCCATTGAAAAGATGATGGGAAGGGCTCAATCCGGCAAAACTCCCTTTGATATCTGCATCGCCGATCAGCTGATGCCTGAAATGGACGGCTGGCAGCTGGCCAGTGAGATACATGCCAATCCTTCACTCTCCTCGACGGCTCTGATACTGATGTCATTGAAAGGCGGGCGGGGAACAGAGGAAGCAAAGATGAGACTCCTGGGATGGTTTTCTGCCTACATTAATAAGCCAGTGAGGAAAAAAGAGCTTTGGGATAAATGCATTCAAGCTCTGTTTCCCGATCAGGCCGAACCGGGAGATCTGGAGGAACTGGAAGAGCTTGAAGAACTTTCTGCAGGAGTTTCTCCTCAAGCCTCAATTACAGTCAAAACCAGGTTGAACAGTTCTAAAAAAGAGGGACTCATTCTGATTGCCGAAGACCATCCTGTGAATAGAAAGCTTTTTGAATCCATTTTGGTGAAACAGGGATATTCCGTCATTCTTGCAGAGAATGGAAAAGAAGCCCTTGAAAAAGCCATCTCTCACAGCCCCGACCTGATTTTTATGGATTGTCAGATGCCTGTTATGAACGGGTATGAATCGACACGTCAGATCAGAGAACAAGGCCTGAAAATTCCGATAGTTGCCGTCACAGCCAATGCTCTCCGGGGAGAGCAGGAAAAATGCTTCAAGGCAGGGATGAATGATTTTCTCCCCAAACCCTTCAAGAATAAAGATCTGCTGCCTGTTCTGAATAACTGGTATAAACCAATGGGGATGAGTCAGATAGAAGATCTTGATGTCCTATCTGAATCGGAGGAGCTTGAAAAGCCATTGCCCGAGAAGGTGCCGGTTTTTGATTTTATTCAGGCCATGGATACATTTATGGATGACCGGGAACTTCTGATTTCTCTTCTCAAGCCCTATATGGAGCAGGTAGAGGGTCAGATGATAGAACTTTCAGCTCCGGACATCCTGGAACGTCCAGAGGATATCAGGGGCATTGCTCATTCCATAAAGGGCAGTTCCCGGAATCTTTCCATGCTGGATCTTGGAAATGAGGCGGAACTCCTGGAGCACTCTTCCCGTGACAGGGATATTGAGACGGTCCAAAAGGCAATCCCCCGGGTGAATGAAGCCTTTAAGCGGGTTCAAAAAGTCGTGAAGAAGATGCTGGAACAGGAGACTTTTATTCCTGATCCTCCAGAAATTCATTGA
- a CDS encoding response regulator, with protein sequence MKKVLIIDDAPMYREFMQTQLTNYGFDVNTAINGLDGVSKIRSFLPDVIIMDYLLSRKSSLDVLKDKQRDPNAKDVPVILASANVDRQKILEVAPYGVRKFLNKPIKIDALLSALSEILGVDIRVDETPCLLDAHLNDQILFIEIARGFNNEKISLLQYKIAELLKLYKVQYPRILILMTDIQMRAEDKPKLDRLLQEVEKFVDTFNQVRILTLDDDIKSYIKYHTQYKGIEIAPSLEKAVSGLLGIRGMESMTSEQDGVQSVLLSSKNNLRSSEAFQLNFQDESKNELAGLMTRNVKIAVVDDDFIVHKIISKATEKTSWSLSYYKNGKEFTDKLGENRFDLLLLDLMMPEMDGFEVMEYIQAHSIDLPTVILSAMTKKESVMKAKELGVNSYLIKPLKPEAIIEKVLEVMIRLQAE encoded by the coding sequence ATGAAAAAAGTTCTTATAATCGATGATGCACCCATGTACAGGGAGTTCATGCAGACTCAACTGACCAATTATGGTTTTGATGTAAATACTGCAATCAATGGTTTGGACGGTGTCTCCAAGATCAGGAGTTTTTTGCCTGATGTCATTATCATGGATTATCTCTTATCCAGAAAAAGCAGTTTAGACGTGTTAAAGGATAAACAGCGGGATCCCAATGCCAAGGATGTTCCGGTTATCCTGGCCTCAGCCAATGTAGACCGTCAGAAAATCCTCGAAGTGGCTCCCTATGGGGTCCGGAAGTTTTTGAATAAACCAATCAAGATAGATGCCCTGCTTTCTGCTCTGTCAGAAATCCTTGGTGTCGATATCCGTGTCGATGAGACCCCCTGCCTTCTGGATGCCCATCTGAATGATCAGATTTTATTTATCGAGATTGCCCGTGGATTTAACAATGAAAAAATCAGCTTGCTCCAATATAAGATTGCAGAACTGTTGAAACTTTATAAGGTTCAGTATCCCCGCATCCTGATTCTTATGACTGATATTCAGATGAGGGCCGAAGATAAACCAAAATTGGACCGTCTTCTACAGGAAGTAGAAAAGTTTGTGGATACCTTCAATCAGGTCCGTATACTGACACTGGATGACGATATCAAGAGTTATATTAAATATCACACTCAATACAAAGGCATTGAAATTGCCCCCTCCCTGGAAAAAGCCGTCAGTGGACTCCTGGGTATCCGTGGGATGGAATCAATGACTTCCGAGCAGGATGGGGTTCAGAGTGTCCTCTTGTCTTCCAAGAATAATCTGAGATCCAGTGAAGCATTTCAGCTGAATTTTCAAGACGAAAGTAAAAATGAATTGGCAGGGCTAATGACCCGCAACGTTAAAATTGCCGTAGTAGATGATGATTTTATTGTTCATAAGATCATCAGTAAAGCGACAGAAAAAACCAGCTGGTCTTTGTCTTATTATAAAAATGGAAAAGAGTTTACCGACAAACTGGGAGAGAATCGCTTTGACCTTCTCCTGCTGGATCTGATGATGCCTGAGATGGATGGTTTCGAGGTCATGGAATACATTCAGGCTCATTCCATTGATCTACCGACGGTCATCCTATCGGCTATGACGAAAAAAGAAAGCGTCATGAAGGCAAAGGAATTGGGAGTGAACAGTTATCTGATCAAACCCTTGAAACCCGAGGCCATCATTGAAAAGGTTCTGGAAGTGATGATCAGGCTTCAGGCGGAATAG
- a CDS encoding HAD family hydrolase: MKIKCLILDHDDTSVESTPFIHYPAHLEVMRQLRPNHPAVNLEEWFLKNFSPGIMSYMTEELGFTEEEVNEEYRIWRGFTEERIPPFFPGYLDILREYKRRGGIITVVSHSEEDLIRRDYNHADAEDLPGLVFGWNFDAEKRKPHPYPVLEILKHYGLAPRDALIVDDLKPAVEMSRTSAVPIAAAGWGHSIPSIRCYMEQNCQHYLSSVEEFRTLLFS; encoded by the coding sequence ATGAAGATTAAATGCCTGATTCTCGATCATGATGATACTTCTGTGGAGAGCACTCCCTTCATCCATTACCCGGCTCATCTGGAAGTAATGAGGCAGCTCCGTCCCAATCATCCGGCAGTCAACCTGGAAGAGTGGTTTTTAAAGAATTTCTCTCCCGGAATCATGTCGTATATGACAGAGGAACTCGGATTCACCGAGGAAGAAGTCAATGAAGAGTATAGAATCTGGAGAGGATTTACCGAAGAGAGAATTCCTCCCTTCTTTCCCGGATATCTGGATATCCTCAGAGAGTACAAGAGGAGGGGAGGGATCATAACGGTCGTATCCCACTCGGAAGAGGATCTAATCAGACGAGACTATAATCACGCCGATGCGGAAGACCTGCCCGGACTCGTTTTCGGGTGGAATTTTGATGCAGAAAAACGAAAACCCCATCCCTACCCTGTCTTGGAGATCCTGAAACACTACGGCCTGGCCCCCCGGGACGCCCTTATTGTGGACGACCTGAAACCAGCGGTGGAAATGAGCCGCACCTCAGCTGTCCCCATTGCCGCCGCCGGGTGGGGACACAGTATCCCATCAATTCGATGTTATATGGAACAGAACTGTCAGCATTATCTGAGCTCCGTAGAAGAATTCAGGACTCTATTGTTTTCCTGA